A window of the Bacteroidetes bacterium SB0662_bin_6 genome harbors these coding sequences:
- a CDS encoding ion transporter codes for MSDTSDSSSASDVSTESGASRRSPLRERVEIIIFGNDTPAGHLFDVVLIIVILLSIVAVMLDSMVAVSERWGAELAFLEWIFTILFTVEYVLRLYSARNARKYATSFFGVVDLLAILPTFLSVIFPPGRFLLTIRVLRVLRVFRVLKLVRFLVAEDVLFTALRAGRRKITVFMLAVSTIVVIVGSLMYVIEGADAGFTSIPRGVYWAIVTVTTVGYGDIAPMTPLGQMLAVLLMFTGYAIIAVPTGIVGVEMGRFYGGGQSTWKVCGACGRGSGTPNVTYCGFCGEPLRTNDTGKNG; via the coding sequence ATGTCCGATACTTCCGACTCATCTTCTGCATCCGACGTGTCTACTGAGTCCGGTGCGTCCCGGCGTTCGCCGCTCCGTGAGCGTGTGGAAATCATCATTTTCGGGAACGACACCCCGGCGGGGCATCTCTTCGACGTGGTGCTCATTATAGTGATTCTGTTGAGTATCGTGGCGGTCATGCTGGACAGCATGGTTGCCGTATCCGAGCGGTGGGGCGCCGAACTGGCCTTCCTCGAATGGATATTCACGATTCTTTTTACGGTGGAATACGTGCTGCGGCTCTACAGCGCCCGGAACGCCAGGAAGTATGCGACAAGTTTTTTCGGCGTGGTGGATCTTCTCGCCATTCTGCCGACGTTTCTCAGCGTCATATTTCCACCGGGTCGATTTCTTCTTACGATCCGGGTGCTGCGCGTTTTGCGGGTGTTCCGCGTGCTCAAACTGGTGCGGTTCCTTGTCGCGGAAGATGTGCTTTTCACGGCGCTCAGGGCGGGTCGGCGCAAAATCACGGTTTTTATGCTGGCCGTATCCACGATCGTCGTGATTGTAGGGTCGCTCATGTATGTCATTGAAGGGGCCGATGCGGGCTTTACAAGCATTCCGCGCGGGGTATACTGGGCCATCGTGACGGTAACCACGGTCGGGTACGGGGATATTGCGCCGATGACGCCGCTCGGTCAGATGCTGGCCGTGCTGCTGATGTTCACCGGATACGCCATTATTGCCGTCCCGACCGGCATTGTCGGGGTGGAGATGGGAAGGTTCTATGGGGGAGGCCAGTCCACATGGAAAGTATGCGGGGCCTGTGGCCGGGGCAGCGGGACGCCCAACGTTACCTATTGCGGTTTTTGCGGGGAACCGCTGCGGACAAATGATACCGGGAAGAATGGATAA
- a CDS encoding DUF3500 domain-containing protein: MAYAANQFIETLDADQQAMAVWPFDDEERYNFHFVPRARNGLPLKQMTRPQRIAAHSLLRSALSSQGYLKVTSVIQLERVLEILEGSAHRDRELYFVTVFGEPGGDAPWGWRFEGHHLSLNYTSVTGVTVTTPTFFGANPAEVRSGPGTGLRVLAAEEDLGRQLIRILPSDRRERAIIASTAPDEIITGADREVRLEHFEGLPVADMTAAERSLLQRLILEYLHNMPEDIAEKQFARIEETFDALWFAWAGPLEPGAGHYYRIHGPTVLFEYDNTQNGANHVHSVWRDLENDFGEDLLRRHYDEHAHD, translated from the coding sequence ATGGCCTACGCTGCAAACCAATTCATCGAAACGCTGGACGCCGATCAGCAAGCCATGGCGGTATGGCCGTTTGACGACGAGGAACGGTACAATTTTCACTTCGTGCCGCGTGCACGCAACGGGCTGCCGCTCAAGCAAATGACGCGGCCACAGCGCATCGCCGCGCACAGTTTGCTGCGAAGCGCTCTGAGTTCGCAGGGATACCTCAAAGTCACCAGCGTCATACAACTGGAACGCGTGCTCGAAATCCTCGAGGGAAGCGCTCACCGCGACCGTGAATTATACTTCGTGACCGTGTTCGGCGAACCCGGCGGAGACGCCCCCTGGGGCTGGCGGTTCGAGGGACACCACCTGTCGCTCAATTACACGTCCGTCACGGGCGTCACCGTCACTACACCCACGTTCTTCGGGGCCAATCCGGCAGAAGTGCGCTCCGGCCCCGGCACCGGCCTTCGCGTGCTGGCCGCAGAGGAAGACCTGGGCAGGCAACTGATACGCATACTCCCCTCCGATCGGCGCGAACGGGCCATCATCGCCTCTACGGCGCCTGACGAGATTATCACAGGCGCCGACCGGGAAGTGCGTCTGGAGCACTTCGAAGGACTTCCCGTCGCGGATATGACCGCAGCAGAACGCAGCCTGCTGCAGCGGCTGATCCTCGAATACCTGCATAATATGCCAGAGGATATAGCCGAAAAACAGTTTGCCAGGATCGAGGAGACATTCGACGCCCTGTGGTTCGCCTGGGCCGGCCCGCTCGAACCCGGGGCGGGTCACTATTATCGCATTCACGGCCCGACGGTGCTTTTCGAATACGATAATACGCAGAACGGGGCCAACCATGTGCACAGCGTATGGCGGGACCTCGAAAACGATTTCGGGGAGGATCTTCTGCGGCGGCACTACGACGAACACGCTCACGACTGA
- a CDS encoding S8 family serine peptidase, giving the protein MKPFGKPAGISLWLFLLIPGVFGAEEVAGQIPKQSSANAAVSDRTDSMAEPAGYWIFLDGKPDTSPVEISERALARRARRGQPYAAELDRNVSPTYIRALEELGVEIQVESRWLNAVSAVLTEESLARVRQMDFVRDVRPLARRKTTFPEPVSGAAPVSKTAGDRYGLSRTQLALMNAIAPLERGINGKGVRIGFLDTPFYEFNHPVFDSLRSDGRLIEIRNFTGKTDDPSTHGMQVASVAVGYQEGELIGPAHAAEVLAGATEYTPTETNQEEHNLVAGLEWMESEGVDVVNISLGYTDAFNAGQNRYTVSDLDGDTGITTIAVDQAAALGVVVVTSAGNSGDKSWYYISTPADADSAITVGAVRRDSSRAPFSSFGPTADGRIKPDVSAMGVGVYLARPGNRFSRFGNGTSYSSPLTAAVVAQMLQVNPDLAPMDVLDILRSTAHQSESPDNSLGWGIVNADEAIKMAESMADPLSSSAVELPTETALLGNYPNPFNPETTIRYMLPQTGKVHLAVYNLLGHEVAVLVDESKPAGHHATRFEAGNLPSGAYLYRLQTQDRIMAKTMILVK; this is encoded by the coding sequence ATGAAACCTTTTGGCAAGCCCGCCGGCATCTCCTTGTGGCTGTTTCTCCTGATCCCGGGGGTCTTTGGCGCCGAGGAGGTTGCAGGGCAGATACCGAAACAATCTTCCGCTAACGCCGCGGTATCGGATCGGACTGATTCCATGGCGGAGCCCGCAGGCTATTGGATCTTTCTGGACGGCAAACCGGATACGTCCCCCGTCGAAATAAGCGAGCGGGCCCTGGCGCGCCGGGCGCGCCGCGGGCAGCCGTATGCCGCGGAACTGGACAGAAACGTCTCCCCGACATATATCCGCGCACTTGAAGAACTCGGGGTAGAAATTCAGGTGGAAAGCCGCTGGCTGAATGCGGTAAGCGCAGTATTGACGGAGGAATCGCTTGCCCGGGTCCGGCAGATGGATTTTGTGCGGGATGTGCGTCCGCTGGCCCGGCGAAAAACGACGTTCCCTGAACCGGTTTCGGGAGCGGCGCCCGTGTCGAAGACGGCGGGTGATCGCTATGGCTTGTCCCGAACGCAGCTTGCCTTGATGAACGCCATCGCCCCGCTCGAGCGGGGCATCAATGGAAAAGGGGTTCGGATCGGGTTTCTCGACACCCCGTTCTACGAATTTAACCATCCCGTTTTCGATTCTCTGAGAAGCGACGGCCGCCTCATTGAAATAAGGAATTTCACAGGAAAAACGGACGATCCCAGCACGCATGGCATGCAGGTAGCTTCCGTGGCCGTAGGGTACCAGGAGGGCGAACTGATAGGTCCGGCGCATGCAGCCGAAGTGCTTGCAGGCGCCACGGAGTATACACCCACGGAAACGAACCAGGAAGAGCACAACCTCGTAGCCGGTCTCGAGTGGATGGAAAGCGAGGGCGTGGATGTGGTCAACATCTCCCTCGGTTATACCGATGCGTTCAATGCGGGGCAAAACCGCTACACCGTGAGCGATCTCGACGGCGACACAGGGATCACGACGATTGCCGTGGATCAGGCGGCAGCGCTCGGCGTGGTCGTGGTGACAAGCGCGGGAAATTCGGGTGATAAGAGCTGGTACTATATCTCCACACCCGCCGATGCGGATTCTGCGATTACGGTAGGAGCCGTTCGCCGCGATTCGTCCCGCGCTCCGTTCAGTTCGTTCGGTCCCACGGCCGACGGCCGTATCAAGCCGGATGTTTCCGCCATGGGCGTCGGCGTTTATCTTGCCCGTCCCGGAAACCGGTTTAGCAGGTTCGGGAACGGTACCTCGTATTCCAGCCCGCTCACAGCAGCGGTCGTCGCGCAAATGTTGCAGGTCAATCCGGACCTTGCCCCCATGGATGTCCTCGACATTTTGCGCAGCACGGCCCATCAATCGGAATCCCCGGACAATTCGCTGGGCTGGGGTATCGTAAACGCCGACGAGGCAATCAAAATGGCGGAAAGCATGGCCGATCCGCTGTCCTCATCTGCTGTAGAACTTCCGACAGAAACGGCGCTTCTGGGCAACTATCCGAATCCGTTCAATCCGGAAACCACCATACGGTATATGTTGCCGCAGACCGGCAAGGTGCATCTTGCGGTGTACAACCTGCTCGGTCACGAAGTGGCGGTGCTTGTCGACGAATCGAAACCCGCAGGCCACCATGCCACGCGCTTCGAGGCAGGCAATCTGCCCAGCGGAGCGTACCTCTACCGGTTGC